In the Caballeronia sp. NK8 genome, GATTGTTGCTGGTCATCCAGACTGTATTCGCCCCGTTTATGGCGGCGCTCGTACCTACGCCCCCTAGAGCGACAACATTACCAACGGAATTGACGTGAAAGTTTGCTCCGAACAGTCCTGTGTACGCACCACTGTTCGCGATCATGTCCACGACATTGTCCGATCCAACGACGTTTGCGCTTGACGCGTTCAACCCGAAACTGATACCGCCGCCGTTCGCCGCTACGTAATTGTCTTTACCAATCAACGCCACCCGGCTTCCGCTGTAAGACGCCATCGAGATACTGTTACGAGAACCATAAATACCTGCCGATGATCCATTACCGAGATTGAAATCGTTGTCATCTCCATGGAATTCGCCGCGTGAGTTCGTGGTCAAGTTGATATGGAAGCTCGATACGTCCGAGACGACATCCTGACCGTAGAAAGTTTCGGATCCGATGCCTCCGTTAAACGCCAGCAGCACGCTGCTACTCCGAGAGCCGATCTCGGAATATTCGAACGCGTTACCGGCGAGGGAGTTGGTCGTGAGAGCGTCGCCAGCCTGACCGGCCATGACGAGAATCGACTGACCGTTTTGGTTGATGCTTCCAAAATCCAGGATGAAGTCGTTCCAGTCTTTCGATCGCATGAGCTGGTTATCAAGCTCTTGGAAGTAGTCCGCGATTCCGTAGATGGTCGACATGCCCCAACCTACAGCCGTAGCGACTGCTCCGATCGCGCCCGCTGCGGTACCCATTGATGCCGCGGCAGCGACGAGAGCTCCTTCCCCCGCTAGTGATGCCATCGCTCCCACTCCAGTGGCAACCACTTGACCTAACCCGGCCGCGTCGCCGACGATCGCGACAAAAGCCGCATCGCGCGCGCGCGTGTCGCTCGCTGTCGACGCGATATGGAAGTTATCCAAGTCATTGCTCAAACTAGCAGCGCTAGCAGTTAGGCCGGCGAGGTTGGAGAAGCCCTTTGCGAAAGGCGATGAAGCAAGTGCAGTGGTCGCCGCTACGAAGTTTGCGCCAGCTCTTGCAACGTCTTGCTGAGTTGCGTTGCCCATCCGATTATCGGCGAGGGTACTTGCGAACGAACTCCATGCGCCCATCGCAATCGCTATATCAGATGAAGTTTGGATCGTTGTAACACCCGACATTGTTTTTCCCTTTACTTTAATTAGAAACCTGTCGCGAGGCGAAATCCGATAGCTGAATTCCTGATGCCTCTACTGCCTCCACCCCAGCTAGCGGCCCGAACCCCTTGAGGAATCGTTGCCCAACTGGCACCTCGTATGGAATGCGAGCGGCATTGGTCTTCGGGGACGCGCGGGAGCGCGGCTGTTAGTGCATTACTATTCTCGGAGCATCCAGACAGCCATTGGCTTGCGTCTCCCAACATGTCGTACAGGCCCCAAGGATTCGGCCTAAACGAGCCAACCGGAGAGGTCCATAGATAGTTATCGTTGCAGGGAGCAACCGGAGAATCCGGATCGAGCGCTTTAGCGGTCTCATCACGCGTATTTTCGTACAGACACTGCTCTTTTCTGCCACTTCCCCAATACCTAGACGTTGTAGTGCCCGCGCGAGCCGCGTATTCCCATTCTTCGTTAGTCGGTAGTCGGTAACTGTGCTTAATTTTTCCGGAAAGCTTTGTATTCAGCCAAGCGATATATTTCTGAGTGTCATCCCATGACACGCATACGACTGGATCATCTTCGGTTTGGGGGAATCCCGGGTGTTTCCAATCTGCATCTCTGACAAACGCCCAATCGGTACGATTGAAAGTCCTACAGCCTTTGCCTTCAAATCCTGTCTCGTTTGCAAAAACCGCAAATTGCTTTCGCGTCACGTGATATCGGCCGATCGCGAATGATCTAACTTTCACAGAACGTGGGGGACCCATGACCGTGAGGTCGAACTGATATTCCTTTTCATCACCCTCAAAATCCTCTCGATTTGCACCCATCATGTACTCGCCCGCCGGCAACACGACCATCTCCGAGCAATAGTCGCAGTCCTTGAACGTTGTTGCGGGCGGCACAGTCTTCGCATAAAGCGGAACCGCCGTAAGTGATGCGAACCCCAGACCGATTAGTAACCGCATTCGATAACGCTTAAACATCAGTGCTCCTTTGGTTGTAGAAGTTTTTGTCGTTAGTGTTAATTCACGCTGACCCATTCGAGCCGGCCCAACTTTGCGGCAAGATCAATCCGCGCATCGAGTGCCAATGATAAAAATTTAATAAAATTTAGCGCCTTTTCAACTTGAGAGCGCTTGTATCCACCGCTGTTTCTATGATTATTAGCGTTCTGCAGCGAGACGAAATCCTTGCGTAGAATCTCGAGTATTTGAATAATTCCCCCCCCAGCTTGCAGCGCGAATGCCGGTCGGAATCGAGGCCCAGCTTCCGCCCCTCTGCTTGTGTCCGCGACATCTAACCTCTGGAACAGGAGACAAGTTAGCGGTAAGTCTTCCTCCGTTTTCGGAACACTCCAGCATCCACTGCGTCGCATTGCCCAGCATGTCGTACAAACTCCATTGATTAGGCTGAAAGGAACCCACCGGCGAGGTCCAAAGAAAATGATCATCGCAGGGTGCAACAGGGACGTCTGGTCCCAGGGCCTTGGCCGTTTCGTCGCGTGTGTTTTCGTAGCGGCATTGCTCTCGTCTGCTAGTTCCCCAGTACATCGGCGTTGTCGTTCCGGCTCGCGCGGCATACTCCCATTCTTCTTCGGTTGGCAGCCTGTAGCGATGTGTGGTCTTGCCTGCAAGCTTGCTGTTAAGCCATTCGATGTACTGCTTGACGTCGGTCCATGAAACACAGACGACCGGATCGTCGTCGGTCTGCGGAAAGCCAGGGTTCTGCCAGTCAGCATCCGCAACGAGATCCCAGTCGACTCGTTTGAAGGTCATACAACCCTTTCCTTTAAAGCCTGTCTCCCTCGCAAAGACGCCAAACTGTTTGCGGGTAACATGAAAGCGCCCGATGGCAAATGAATTGACATGCACGCTATGGGGTTCTCCCTGTACAAGACGTTCAAGTTGATACGCTCTGGAATCGTCCCCAAAGTCCTCCTTCGTGGCTCCCATCATGTACTCGCCCGCCGGCAACACGACCATCTCCGAGCAATAGTCGCAGTCCTTGAACGTTGTTGCGGGCGGCACAGTCTTCGCATAAACCGGAACCGCCGTAAGTGATGCGAACCCCAGACCGATTAGTAACCGCATTCGATAACGCTTAAACATCAGTGCTCCTTTGGTTGTAGAAGTTTTTGTCGTTAGTGTTAATTCACGCTGACCCATTCGAGCCGGCCCAACTTTGTGGCAAGATCAATCCGCGCATCGTCCCATTCCGCCGACGTCTGAATGCGCCGTTGCTTCGCATTGGCCAACGCGGTCTGCGTGTTGAGCAGTTCGACAATGTTGCCGACTCCAGCGTCATATCGACGTTGCGCAGCAACCCACGAACGCTCAGCGATCGCCAGTAAGCTCGCGCTGGTCTCGGCATTCTTCGTCGCGCCGTTCAATGTCTGGTAGCTGGTCCAAACCTCAAGCGCAACCTGCCGCCGAGTCCCGTCCAGCGAAACAAGTTGCCGCTCGGCTTGTGCAGTGGCCTGCTTGATCTGATATTGCCGACCGAATCCCTCAAAAAGAGGAATGCTTATTTGCACGCCGATAAAGGCGTCGTTCCCGGTTGCCGGATACGTCGGCATACTGAGTCCCAGACGCTGCGGTTGATCGTTCCGGCTGTATTTGCCGACTAGGCTGATGCTCGGCAGGCCCTGTGCACGCGTCTGCGTGACCTTCGCGACGGCGGCATCGTACTGTGCCTGTGCTGCGCGCACCGAAGGATGGCGCTCCTTGGCGCTCGCAATCATCTCGTCAATGGATTCGGCGATGTCTCGGACAGTCGGCGCATCGGCTGAAGAGAGCGGCACGTCAACGGGGAGCGTGGGATCGAATCCCATGTCCGATGCAAGCGTGCCGAGCGCCTTTTGCGCGTCGGTATATGCCTTATTGAGGGCAAACACCGCTTGTTCGTACTGTGTTTGCGCTTGCAAGGCATCCGTGACGGGTGCGACGCCCTTATCGCCCACTCGACGCGCGCCGAAGTAACCGAGCGGCAAGGCAACCAGATGCCGGAACAGGCGGGCTCCGAGTTCGACGTCGATCCGGTTTGTGGTGTGAGCAAAAACATAGTTGCGCAGACCTGTCAGCAAAACTTCGAAAATGGCGCAGATGAATAAGGCCATGCAGACCACATTGAGGGTGCTGAAGGTGCGATTCACCAACACCTTATCCATCACGACCTGGAACATGAGCGGCGTAACCAGCCCGAAGACTTGCAAGGCGAGCGATACGCCGAGCACTTCCAGCAGCAGCTTTCGATAACGGACGATCGCGGGGATGAACCATGAGAAATCAAAGCGCGCCAGTTCGCCCGCGAGGGAGGCACGAGATGCGAACAGAATCATTCGCCCATCGCTGAACGCACTCACATCCTCAAGCGGTTTAATGATTGGCGTGGCAGCTCCGGGTCCCAACAACAACGCCGTTTTTCCATCGGATTTGGCAAGGATGAAATGCCTTCCGTCACGGCCCAATATCAGCGCGGGGAGAGGGGTCGTCGCAAGCGCTTCCGCTCGAAGCATGACAGTCCGTGCTTTGAGCCCCAGTGAGCGCGCTGCGCGTAGTAAATCTTTTTCCGTGATCTGCCCGTCATGCCCGACGCAATGGTGCTTTAATTGCGCCGCGTCTGCTGAAATTCCGTGAAAGCGCGCAATCGTAACCAGTGCTGCTATCCCGTAGTCTTCAACTGGATTTGATTTATCATTTTTTTGATTCGACATCGGTCTTTTTGTATAGTCTTTTCGCGAAAATTCAGCAACGTATTGCGTTACTTCTTAGCTTGATTTCGGTGGCAAAATTTGCTTTATGATTATTTCAATTTGCAAAAATCAAAAACGCTAGCATGTTCCGATGATTAATATCAGTCAATAAATCGGAAAAATCCCAAAATCTTTAAAGGCTTAAGCAGCGCATGCGTGGAACTCCGGCGCGTGGTGTCTCCCTGCATTTCGACAGCGATGGCACGGCAAGGCGCACGCGGGTGGCCCCGTTTCTTTGGACGGTTCAGTGGTAACCCGAGGGTAAGTCAAGAGTTGAACGCGCGGAGAGAAGCGTTCATATACGCCGCGTTCAACGAGCACGCCGCGAAACCTTTACCCGTGCGAGTGGTCCTAAAGCGGTTGCGAACGTGCGACAGTCCCGCGACCAGTGTGTCAAAGTCTGTCGACGTGGCAGATTTTTAGCGGGGATATTGAGGAGGTAGACGCGCTGAATATTCGGCGAAATCTATATCAATCGATGATTTGCGATTTATAAACAAATTTCTTTGCAGCAGCAAAGAAATTGACTGCCGCCCCGCACAGGGGCGACGCTAATAGACCGGCGCGAATACAGGATCCGACGACAACTCAAGCGCAAGCAAAAAGTCCCCTCACTCCCTAACCACCCGCAACGGAAAAACGATCCGCGAAGCCACCAACCCCAACGCCCCACCAAGCAACGTCTCCCAGGCCCGCGCGGTCAGCAGCCCGACCGAATGCACCCCACTCGCGGCCAGCGTCACGACCAGCACGAACGCGAACGCCCCGCAGGCGATGTCATACCGCTCCGGCAACGCCATCGCATAAGCGATCATCGCCAATGCGGACAATGTCCACACGACAACCGGCCAATGCTCCGCGAGCGGCAGACACACGAGCCCGAGCGGCACCCCGACAAGCGTCCCATAGATACGTCGCCGCACGCGCTCCGCCGTACCCACCGCCGACGTCGCCACGACATACACACACGCCGTGATCGCCCATGCCGATTCCACGAGCCCGATCGCACGATTCAGCAGCACCACCACGAGCGCGCCGCACGTCGCCTGCAACCCCATCGCGAACGCGGGCGATATCGCGTGACGTCCATAAGCGGGCTCGGACGCCAGCGCCGGCAGCACGGCCGGATGCTCCGCCGGCCCGCTCAGCACCCGCGGCACGATCGCCGCCAGCATGCCGATCAGCAGCGCGAACAGAATCGCCCTTGAATCGCCGGGCGCGAGATTCATCCCATAGGCGAGTAACTGTCCGATATAAAGCTGCGAGCCGATGCCAGCGCCAGTCACCCCGAAGCGCTTCAGATAGCCCGCGAAGAACGCGCCCGTGACGAGCACGAGCTCGGAGCCGCCGCGCCCGTATTCACGCAGCATCGGCCCGAACAACGCGAACGTGAGCGCGCCGAACGCAGCGGCGATGCACAGCACGGCGAGATCGCGGCTCGATTCGAAACGCGTCGTGCGCGCTTCGGACACGCTCGCCCACAGCGCGAATCCGCCCGCCAGCGCGCCGACGGACACGCCGGCCGGCACGCTCTGCGTCACGTCCTGCAACGCGCCGAGCGCCGCCGCGAGACCGTATGCGGTGACGAGCCGCAAACCCTTGATGCGCCGATGCGTACCCGGATCGATGCGATCCAGCCACGCGAGCGCCGCCCGCCCGCGACGCGCGGCCGACTGCACAAGCGTCAACGCCGATTCCGCGAGACGCGTTTTCGCGTCGCCGATGTGCTGCTCGTCGTCCATGGAGATCCACCGAGGGAGAACGCGCTCCAACGCATTCTAGGCGATGCCGCGCCCCGCGTTCCGCCTTCGTGCGCGTGCGCCGCGCGCCGCCGCTTCGACGATGCAGTCGGCAAGGCGCGTCGCCGCGTCCGGCTCATCGGCACGCGCACGCCGCGCCCGCTCGACAAGACCGATCTCGCGATGAAACGTCTCGTCGCCGAGATCGAGCGCCACCACACCGCGCGGCCACGCGCCGATGCCGTCCGACACCGGCACGAGCGCCACGCCCAGGCCCCGCGCCACCAGCTGCGCGATGCCCGGCAACTCGTCGACTTCGATCGAATCGCGCACCGCGATGCGGCGCTTCGTCAGAAACGTGTCCACCTGCCGGCCGCCGAACGAGCGCCGGTCGTAACGGATGAAGGGCTCCGACTCGATCAGCTCGCGCCATCGCGCGCCCTTCTTCGCAGCGGGCGCGAGCAGCACGAACGGCTCGGCGGCGAGCGTGCGCCATCGCAGTTCCGCAGGCAGCGAAAACGGCGGACGGATGAGCACGGCCATGTCCATCTCGCCCGCATCGACGCTCGCCAGCAGACTCAGCGACACGCCCGGCACCAGCCGGATGCGCCACGCGGGAAGCACGCGCCGGAACGCGCCGATCGCATCGGGCAGCAGCGCCGCATGCGCCGACGCGATTGCGCCGACCGACAGCGAGCCGCCACGCCCGTCCTCGCCGTCCGGCTCGGCGAGGCGCGCATAAAGCGCGATCAGTTCGTCGGCGAGTTCGAGCGTGCGCTTGCCCGCCTTGTTGAGCGTCGCGGAGCGGCCGGTGCGGTCGAACAGCGCGACGCCGAGATGCGCTTCGAGCCGCTGCATCTGCGCGCTCACGGCCGATTGCGTGAGACCGATGTGCGCGCCCGCGCCCGCGAATGTGCCGTGGCGCGCCACCGCGATGAAAGTC is a window encoding:
- a CDS encoding formylglycine-generating enzyme family protein — translated: MFKRYRMRLLIGLGFASLTAVPVYAKTVPPATTFKDCDYCSEMVVLPAGEYMMGATKEDFGDDSRAYQLERLVQGEPHSVHVNSFAIGRFHVTRKQFGVFARETGFKGKGCMTFKRVDWDLVADADWQNPGFPQTDDDPVVCVSWTDVKQYIEWLNSKLAGKTTHRYRLPTEEEWEYAARAGTTTPMYWGTSRREQCRYENTRDETAKALGPDVPVAPCDDHFLWTSPVGSFQPNQWSLYDMLGNATQWMLECSENGGRLTANLSPVPEVRCRGHKQRGGSWASIPTGIRAASWGGNYSNTRDSTQGFRLAAER
- a CDS encoding formylglycine-generating enzyme family protein; this encodes MFKRYRMRLLIGLGFASLTAVPLYAKTVPPATTFKDCDYCSEMVVLPAGEYMMGANREDFEGDEKEYQFDLTVMGPPRSVKVRSFAIGRYHVTRKQFAVFANETGFEGKGCRTFNRTDWAFVRDADWKHPGFPQTEDDPVVCVSWDDTQKYIAWLNTKLSGKIKHSYRLPTNEEWEYAARAGTTTSRYWGSGRKEQCLYENTRDETAKALDPDSPVAPCNDNYLWTSPVGSFRPNPWGLYDMLGDASQWLSGCSENSNALTAALPRVPEDQCRSHSIRGASWATIPQGVRAASWGGGSRGIRNSAIGFRLATGF
- a CDS encoding FUSC family protein; amino-acid sequence: MDDEQHIGDAKTRLAESALTLVQSAARRGRAALAWLDRIDPGTHRRIKGLRLVTAYGLAAALGALQDVTQSVPAGVSVGALAGGFALWASVSEARTTRFESSRDLAVLCIAAAFGALTFALFGPMLREYGRGGSELVLVTGAFFAGYLKRFGVTGAGIGSQLYIGQLLAYGMNLAPGDSRAILFALLIGMLAAIVPRVLSGPAEHPAVLPALASEPAYGRHAISPAFAMGLQATCGALVVVLLNRAIGLVESAWAITACVYVVATSAVGTAERVRRRIYGTLVGVPLGLVCLPLAEHWPVVVWTLSALAMIAYAMALPERYDIACGAFAFVLVVTLAASGVHSVGLLTARAWETLLGGALGLVASRIVFPLRVVRE
- a CDS encoding TolC family protein — encoded protein: MSNQKNDKSNPVEDYGIAALVTIARFHGISADAAQLKHHCVGHDGQITEKDLLRAARSLGLKARTVMLRAEALATTPLPALILGRDGRHFILAKSDGKTALLLGPGAATPIIKPLEDVSAFSDGRMILFASRASLAGELARFDFSWFIPAIVRYRKLLLEVLGVSLALQVFGLVTPLMFQVVMDKVLVNRTFSTLNVVCMALFICAIFEVLLTGLRNYVFAHTTNRIDVELGARLFRHLVALPLGYFGARRVGDKGVAPVTDALQAQTQYEQAVFALNKAYTDAQKALGTLASDMGFDPTLPVDVPLSSADAPTVRDIAESIDEMIASAKERHPSVRAAQAQYDAAVAKVTQTRAQGLPSISLVGKYSRNDQPQRLGLSMPTYPATGNDAFIGVQISIPLFEGFGRQYQIKQATAQAERQLVSLDGTRRQVALEVWTSYQTLNGATKNAETSASLLAIAERSWVAAQRRYDAGVGNIVELLNTQTALANAKQRRIQTSAEWDDARIDLATKLGRLEWVSVN
- a CDS encoding LysR family transcriptional regulator; translated protein: MLRELQTFIAVARHGTFAGAGAHIGLTQSAVSAQMQRLEAHLGVALFDRTGRSATLNKAGKRTLELADELIALYARLAEPDGEDGRGGSLSVGAIASAHAALLPDAIGAFRRVLPAWRIRLVPGVSLSLLASVDAGEMDMAVLIRPPFSLPAELRWRTLAAEPFVLLAPAAKKGARWRELIESEPFIRYDRRSFGGRQVDTFLTKRRIAVRDSIEVDELPGIAQLVARGLGVALVPVSDGIGAWPRGVVALDLGDETFHREIGLVERARRARADEPDAATRLADCIVEAAARGARARRRNAGRGIA